A genomic stretch from Solanum stenotomum isolate F172 chromosome 8, ASM1918654v1, whole genome shotgun sequence includes:
- the LOC125872766 gene encoding uncharacterized protein LOC125872766, producing MNKEFDTLENHLLPVILEDVCARRPDQQSISNIRTGTRNMIDRSLVFKRKNINDARPERIKTQQPYKRRECNSLELKLPKAWPRSSASTWQSKISSRDMYSMDIGGKKRTRPGRDLMVSNSNSHSSITSCPLYETSAYASKHGETGKTKLSSSVSSTKTPIRSSSKSKKFENLSSYHKSPPRTPKAWSLESSLSTSSTNRAHTDSNRCLLLPRSQLTEPVASVPRENPQPSGLCMPSPKFGFFDEDMSTFDGNSNQPQKQGISASIDEGKSAEASIKVKRDRSPLSIDSVNRDSMITILVLSPIKSRYAASIPKAKDASNARKDIFDVQSNYQTDKSIEIDRKVCSKLRKVGAGEHDRKRIGLVNGIVKTKEKREKIVTKDDKAINIRTTITPQSQTSQGRLYESSLSMALNLTPSPDKGITSTSKSRRQENEVNDLSRYLEVIDLNDETETQVKQNKSFPHMRTPLVEKKSVCNRSVALMRSDMVKDNKESSNLLSSKGTDKENN from the exons ATGAACAAAGAGTTCGACACATTAGAGAATCATCTCCTGCCTGTCATCCTAGAAGATGTATGCGCTCGGAGGCCAGACCAACAgtcaatttcaaatattagaaCTGGCACCAGAAACATG ATCGATCGTAGTCTAGTTTTCAAGAGGAAAAACATCAATGATGCAAGACCAGAGAGAATTAAAACACAG CAACCTTATAAAAGAAGAGAGTGTAATTCACTAGAACTCAAGCTTCCAAAAGCATGGCCTAGATCAAGTGCTTCGACTTGGCAAAGCAAAATATCATCACGAGACATGTATTCTATGGACATAGGAGGCAAGAAGAGAACTAGACCTG GACGAGATTTGATGGTGTCGAATTCCAATTCTCACTCTTCAATCACCTCTTGTCCTTTGTATGAGACATCTGCTTATGCTAGTAAACATGGAGAAACCGGAAAGACTAAACTCTCTTCCTCTGTCTCGAGCACTAAGACTCCGATAAGATCATCTTCAAAGAGTAAAAAGTTTGAAAATCTTAGTTCCTATCATAAATCACCTCCTAGAACTCCAAAAGCATGGTCCTTGGAGTCATCATTGTCAACGTCTAGCACCAATCGAGCTCATACTGATTCAAATCGTTGTCTCTTATTGCCTCGAAGTCAGCTTACAGAACCTGTTGCTTCAGTGCCAAGGGAGAATCCCCAACCATCCGGTCTTTGTATGCCATCGCCAAAATTTGGCTTCTTTGATGAG GATATGTCAACTTTCGATGGAAACTCGAATCAACCACAGAAGCAGGGAATATCAGCAAGTATAGATGAAGGGAAAAGTGCTGAAGCATCAATCAAAGTTAAACGAGATAGAAGTCCGCTATCCATTGACAGTGTAAACCGAGATTCAATGATAACAATACTAGTTCTAAGTCCAATCAAGTCCCGATATGCTGCATCGATACCTAAGGCAAAAGATGCATCAAATGCGCGAAAAGATATATTTGATGTACAGTCTAACTATCAAACTGATAAATCTATTGAGATTGACAGAAAAGTTTGCTCAAAATTGAGGAAAGTTGGTGCTGGAGAACATGACAGAAAAAGAATTGGACTAGTAAATGGGATAGTTAAGACtaaggaaaaaagagaaaagatagTTACAAAAGACGACAAGGCGATCAACATTAGAACAACAATTAcgcctcaatcccaaacaagtCAGGGTCGGTTATATGAATCTTCACTGTCCATGGCGCTCAATTTAACCCCATCTCCAGACAAGGGGATTACTAGCACTTCAAAATCAAGAAGACAAGAAAATGAAGTCAATGATTTGAGTAGATACTTGGAGGTCATTGATTTGAATGATGAGACAGAAACACAGGTTAAACAGAATAAGAGTTTTCCTCATATGAGAACTCCATTGGTTGAGAAAAAATCTGTTTGCAACAGAAGTGTAGCTCTCATGAGATCAGATATGGTTAAGGACAACAAGGAGTCATCTAATTTGCTTTCTTCAAAGGGAACAGACAAAGAGAACAACTGA